In the genome of Drosophila subpulchrella strain 33 F10 #4 breed RU33 chromosome 2L, RU_Dsub_v1.1 Primary Assembly, whole genome shotgun sequence, one region contains:
- the LOC119546709 gene encoding fibronectin type-III domain-containing protein 3A isoform X5 has protein sequence MEEANKTGKRLLIKISANGTSHFYTPVAGYPGPGPAANGPPHFHLPPPPPQQQQQPQPQQQAPQGAPPPQQQQQQQQVAQSSVQVAPSAVSTGGGTGAQGGGAPAPPTGQATHSHAHSHAHLHTHPQPLPHSPHSPSPPNYRDERSQRQHNKLLRKLEKQRESNPPHSPSPRRANELNGHNNNNNIPPGVTLPGHLSSHHHVVSHQGRRLPQQPQHQVQSHQVAQQQARNGNQQHQPQRTGSSVGGASSVGTSEDGEDNSSLAGDDEEEYHRDNIIIEQISAIEKPEVIDVTARAAKIIWESPAIADTVTVDMRLLRYQVLLCDSGKQCKYKSLYQGEAYECIVQDLQPGQDYLVRLQVHYEKLSGAVSDPTEFRTPACEPDPPPPPKLVSRNKSSINLRWTAPAANGASIQHYLLEYDEGRMAGQPQKFVELAKIKTKHYVIGKLQPTTVYSFRLAAVNEAGQSPYSPVASYSTSGNPPPVPRPPQLLVSSSNSLKLGWERRAQDGDFLLQLQDAESGHGYLNTYKGTELVTECLQLRRASSYQFRLRSENEAGFSPWSPEVSYRTLAERPGRPGKPHAKGKIHGTQFKARWDVPGDTGGAEILCYHLELSAAGPAFERIYSGAETEAMCERLQPGTTYALRACCEGPAGQSPYSDIGHVTTEAVAPSAPPPPHCSDPPSPYAALLKLQHPEYNGGAPILEFEAQMRRLEQVQPPQVVYRGKQAYFVAQDLTPGGMYEAQVRAINRVGAGNWSQWMRFTAAAAAPGVPEELRVLVKSATHLGVSWQPPLQENGAPVTSYTLKSASQERSDEDAEQEAKEPPSSEFHNCYQGPQTCAELRNLSPYTRYHFRIQASNSAGTGTSSDVISVCTPAAVPGAPQMQGYEFTAQEVTLNWTQPAAHGSPICSYNIEYGERTIATPDACTRYTVSGLMPETGYKFRVQAVNAIGAGAFSAYAKLTTQPAPPAPPRLECSGAGHNYIKLKWGENGANGKVANSNPSGNGGDFTKYFVEMYVARAKQFQAVYSGTNCMCKVHKLQERSSYTFRIYAHTDRAGDGDYSEEFVFETSATLPANIKPPRVVQEGSVCLMELPGQLGMQLTLEWQHSKNSFHDRVEYELQYAVLGAAELEGESLSPKGRSSSSSGSSNGAPVNLPNHDYRQLYRGPETKFTIDNLAAGTCYQFRVCPVRIAAGGELLYGQPSSPLRYQVPSELDPSSATCHHHLHGSTAPPAVATSQRSSRKLSAGNGSTNGLHMRSVSASAISGASGVGADPVAIGRLQQELSGFNACADPLHHHHHHHHHHHQPCGGGGGVVIGGGGGAGGATDSHHQHQHHMHHSHHMHHAHHPHTGMGVSSSSSSSSTAAAISSSLAQAGGLRRIVGKLTSLYSNRRRLSDQQKAVCIVVSFLVGTFLVAMLVNMLRG, from the exons ATGGAGGAGGCCAACAAAACTGGGAAAAGACTGCTTATAAAA ATAAGCGCGAATGGCACTTCGCATTTCTACACCCCGGTGGCGGGTTATCCTGGCCCAGGACCTGCGGCCAATGGGCCACCACACTTCCATTTgccgccaccaccaccgcagcagcaacaacaaccacaaccacAGCAGCAGGCGCCCCAAGGAGCACCTCccccacaacaacaacagcagcagcagcaggtggCACAATCTTCAGTGCAAGTAGCACCATCTGCAGTATCCACTGGAGGAGGAACAGGAGCCCAAGgcggaggagcaccagcaccaCCCACTGGGCAGGCCACCCACTCGCACGCCCACTCACACGCCCACTTGCACACACACCCCCAGCCACTCCCACATTCCCCGCACTCACCCTCGCCGCCCAACTACCGGGATGAGCGCAGCCAGCGGCAGCACAACAAGCTGCTCAGGAAGCTGGAGAAGCAGCGGGAGTCCA ATCCCCCGCACTCGCCATCTCCGCGCCGTGCCAACGAACTGAATGgtcacaacaacaacaacaacattcCTCCGGGCGTGACCCTGCCCGGCCACCTCAGCAGTCACCACCACGTGGTGAGCCACCAAGGACGTCGCCTGCCCCAGCAGCCGCAGCACCAGGTGCAGAGCCACCAGGTGGCACAGCAGCAGGCCAGGAACGGGAATCAACAGCATCAGCCCCAGAGAACCGGGAGCAGTGTGGGCGGCGCCAGTTCCGTAGGAACCTCCGAGGACGGCGAGGATAATTCCAGCCTGGCCGGCGATGATGAGGAGGAATACCACAGAGATAACATCATCATAGAGCAAATCTCGGCCATTGAGAAGCCAGAGGTGATTGATGTCACGGCGCGGGCGGCCAAGATCATCTGGGAGAGTCCGGCCATAGCGGATACCGTGACGGTGGACATGCGACTGCTGCGTTACCAAGTGCTCCTCTGTGATTCCGGCAAGCAGTGCAAGTACAAGAGCTTGTACCAGGGCGAGGCCTACGAGTGCATTGTGCAGGATCTGCAGCCTGGTCAGGATTACCTAGTGCGTCTGCAGGTGCACTACGAGAAGTTATCGGGAGCCGTCAGCGATCCCACGGAATTTCGGACGCCAGCCTGCGAGCCTGACCCGCCGCCGCCTCCAAAACTGGTATCCCGCAACAAGAGCTCCATAAATCTCCGGTGGACTGCTCCGGCAGCGAATGGGGCCAGCATACAGCACTATCTGCTGGAATACGATGAGGGCAGAATGGCGGGGCAACCGCAGAAGTTCGTCGAGCTGGCCAAGATTAAGACCAAACACTATGTCATCGGGAAGCTGCAGCCCACTACGGTGTACAGCTTCCGCTTGGCGGCGGTCAACGAGGCTGGTCAAAGTCCCTATTCCCCGGTGGCCAGCTACAGCACCTCTGGCAATCCTCCGCCAGTGCCGCGACCTCCTCAGCTGCTGGTCAGCAGTTCCAATTCCCTGAAACTCGGCTGGGAGCGGCGGGCCCAGGATGGAGACTTCCTGCTGCAGCTGCAGGATGCGGAATCGGGCCATGGCTACCTGAACACCTACAAGGGTACGGAGCTGGTAACGGAGTGCCTGCAATTGCGGCGGGCCAGCAGCTATCAATTCCGTCTGAGATCCGAGAACGAGGCGGGCTTCTCGCCCTGGTCGCCGGAGGTTAGCTACCGCACCCTGGCGGAACGTCCTGGCAGACCCGGCAAGCCGCATGCCAAGGGAAAGATCCATGGCACTCAGTTCAAGGCTCGCTGGGATGTACCCGGCGATACTGGTGGTGCCGAGATCCTATGCTACCACTTGGAGCTAAGTGCCGCGGGTCCAGCCTTTGAGAGGATCTACAGTGGCGCCGAAACAGAGGCCATGTGCGAGAGGCTCCAGCCGGGCACCACTTACGCCCTGCGAGCCTGCTGCGAAGGTCCCGCAGGTCAGAGCCCCTATTCCGACATAGGACACGTCACCACGGAGGCAGTGGCGCCATCTGCTCCGCCTCCACCGCACTGCAGTGATCCTCCCTCGCCGTACGCCGCCCTCCTGAAGCTCCAGCATCCGGAGTACAATGGCGGAGCACCCATCCTGGAGTTCGAGGCCCAGATGCGTCGCCTCGAGCAAGTGCAACCGCCACAGGTGGTGTACCGCGGCAAGCAGGCCTACTTTGTGGCCCAGGATCTTACACCAGGTGGCATGTACGAGGCCCAAGTGAGGGCCATCAACCGAGTTGGCGCCGGCAACTGGTCGCAGTGGATGCGGTTCACGGCCGCAGCTGCTGCTCCCGGAGTTCCTGAAGAGTTGCGCGTGCTGGTCAAGTCGGCCACCCATCTGGGTGTCAGTTGGCAGCCGCCGTTGCAGGAAAACGGTGCACCAGTGACCAGTTACACCCTGAAGAGTGCCAGCCAGGAGAGAAGCGATGAGGATGCCGAGCAGGAGGCCAAGGAGCCGCCCAGCTCCGAGTTCCACAACTGCTATCAGGGACCGCAAACCTGCGCCGAACTGAGGAACCTCTCGCCCTATACACGCTACCATTTCCGCATCCAGGCGAGCAACTCGGCCGGCACGGGAACCTCCTCCGACGTGATTAGCGTGTGCACTCCGGCCGCAGTGCCCGGTGCTCCCCAAATGCAGGGCTACGAGTTCACCGCCCAGGAGGTGACCCTCAACTGGACGCAACCGGCGGCCCATGGCTCGCCCATTTGCTCCTATAACATCGAGTACGGGGAGAGGACCATCGCCACTCCGGATGCCTGTACAAGGTATACGGTCAGTGGCCTGATGCCCGAAACCGGCTACAAGTTCCGCGTGCAAGCGGTCAACGCCATTGGAGCCGGAGCCTTTAGTGCCTATGCCAAGCTGACCACCCAGCCGGCTCCTCCGGCGCCACCTCGCCTGGAGTGCAGCGGTGCCGGGCACAACTACATCAAGCTGAAGTGGGGCGAGAATGGAGCCAACGGCAAGGTGGCCAACTCCAATCCGTCTGGAAATGGCGGCGACTTTACCAAGTACTTTGTGGAGATGTATGTGGCCCGGGCGAAGCAGTTCCAGGCCGTCTACTCCGGCACCAATTGCATGTGCAAGGTGCACAAACTGCAGGAGCGGAGCAGCTACACCTTCCGTATCTATGCCCACACGGATCGCGCTGGGGATGGGGATTACTCAGAGGAGTTCGTCTTCGAGACCTCGGCCACTCTGCCGGCGAACATAAAGCCACCGCGTGTCGTCCAGGAGGGTAGCGTTTGCCTGATGGAGCTTCCCGGCCAACTGGGCATGCAGCTCACCCTGGAGTGGCAGCACTCGAAGAACTCCTTCCACGATCGCGTGGAGTACGAGCTGCAGTACGCGGTTTTGGGCGCCGCGGAGCTGGAGGGTGAATCGCTGTCGCCCAAGGGTCGCAGCAGCAGTTCCAGTGGCAGCTCGAACGGAGCTCCAGTTAATTTGCCCAACCATGACTACAGGCAGTTGTACCGCGGCCCAGAGACCAAGTTCACCATCGACAATCTGGCCGCCGGCACTTGTTACCAGTTCCGTGTGTGTCCCGTCCGGATAGCGGCGGGCGGAGAGCTGCTCTACGGCCAGCCGTCGAGTCCGTTGCGCTACCAGGTGCCCAGTGAGCTGGATCCCAGCTCGGCGACCTGCCACCACCACCTGCACGGCTCCACAGCGCCACCGGCGGTGGCCACTAGCCAGAGAAGCAGCCGGAAACTGTCCGCCGGCAATGGTTCGACCAATGGCCTCCACATGCGATCGGTGAGTGCGTCGGCCATAAGTGGAGCGAGCGGCGTTGGAGCGGATCCAGTGGCGATTGGACGACTGCAGCAGGAGCTGTCCGGTTTCAATGCTTGCGCAGATCCCCTGcatcaccatcatcatcatcaccaccaccaccatcagcCGTGTGGCGGAGGAGGTGGAGTTGTCatcggaggaggaggcggagcCGGAGGAGCCACGGACTCGCACCACCAGCATCAGCACCACATGCACCACTCGCATCACATGCACCACGCCCACCATCCGCACACCGGCATGGGCGTCAGCTCTTCGAGTTCCAGCTCCTCAACGGCGGCGGCCATCTCCTCCAGCCTGGCCCAGGCGGGCGGCTTAAGGCGGATCGTCGGTAAGCTAACTTCACTGTACTCCAACCGGAGGCGTCTGAGTGACCAACAAAAGGCCGTCTGCATTGTGGTCTCCTTCCTAGTGGGCACCTTCCTGGTCGCCATGCTCGTCAACATGTTGCGGGGCTAA